From a region of the Vanessa atalanta chromosome 13, ilVanAtal1.2, whole genome shotgun sequence genome:
- the LOC125068201 gene encoding cold shock domain-containing protein CG9705, with protein sequence MSSDNGFNNDDSPNKTLTHLQLPSPIITRRNRTASTSERALQNPIEYGKIKSFCREKGHGFIKPLKGGEDLFLHISDIEGEYVPLPGDEVSYRLCPIPPKFEKYQAVHVKIVQLVRERHSKWHEPPL encoded by the exons ATGTCGAGCGACAACGGGTTTAACAATGACGATTCTcctaataaaactttaacacaTCTCCAGCTTCCCAGCCCCATAATAACAAGAAGAAACCGAACCGCTTCAAC gTCCGAAAGAGCACTTCAAAATCCTATCGAATACGGAAAGATAAAATCTTTTTGTCGCGAAAAAGGTCACGGTTTTATAAAACCATTAAAAGGCGGTGAAGATCTATTTCTACATATTTCAGA TATTGAAGGAGAGTATGTACCTCTGCCTGGAGATGAAGTATCTTACCGACTATGCCCAATTCCACCAAAGTTTGAAAAGTATCAAGCTGTTCATGTCAAGATTGTGCAACTTGTTCGGGAGAGGCATTCAAAGTGGCATGAACCTCCACTGTAA